One part of the Phoenix dactylifera cultivar Barhee BC4 chromosome 4, palm_55x_up_171113_PBpolish2nd_filt_p, whole genome shotgun sequence genome encodes these proteins:
- the LOC120110398 gene encoding uncharacterized protein LOC120110398, which yields MAAIRRQCKMDPLRLKQFVETMCNGRFLEKQPDEAWEYLDSLAETAQLWDNGDRNNKSLSKPTSSVQGGLYNLRTEDDLHAKMAALTRKEVLHDQANAMNSYQKPYNDPYSNTYNPGWKNHPNFRWRNDHPQQSHHSAPPPAHPTFASPPSQKPNIEDTLQSIQTFLQGQANINAQNTQNFEDIRNQLSMLTTVLSTQEKGKLPAQPQPNPQVHGSKNTAPSSSHTEHAKSIMTLRNGKVINQTVPLRPQVTSNSDAPKADERDKEEVEVPTSTEKVECPFSPPFPQRLKPLQKLEPNSEILELFKQVPSYAKFLKDLCTVKRRLNVKKKAFLTENVSVILQHNILPKYKDPGCPTISCIIGDFRIERALLDLGASVNLLPYSVYEQLGLGRPFLATSNALINCRNGVMKLSFGNMTLELNIFNVCKQPNDSEESKEVDWVETIAEDYLLAKAINDPFNDSLIDWCPNGTNDDDLSVTPIVDNLDIKMVNGWRPKVGEFERLSPREVKIVPSHEQAPKLELKPLPKELKYAFLGPEDAFPVIISSGLDHTQENGYSGYYQIEILPEDQEKTTFTCPFGTFAFQRMPFGLCNAPTTFQRCMLSIFEDMNEKFLEVFMDDFSVFGDTFDDCLSHLQAVLARYHAALKYLLDKKEAKPRLACGGYFASKKTVAKVLQCGFYWPTMFKDAHEFCRTCDPCQRVGSLTHRQMMPLQPITAIEIFDIWGIDFMGPFPPFFGYEYILVGVEYVSKWVEAVACKTNDHKPVLKFLKENIFSRFGMPKVIISDGGKHFCNKPFETLLKKYGVTHKVATPYHPQTSGQVELANREIKRILEKTVNPSRKDWSLKLSDDALTFCWFVIIKRGWADVIFV from the exons ATGGCAGCCATCCGGAGGCAGTGCAAGATGGATCCACTAAGG ctgaaacagtttgtagagaccatgtgcaatggtagatttttagaaaaacaacctgatgaggcatgggagtatttggattcccttgctgagactgcccaactttgggataacggggatagaaacaacaagtctttgtctaagcctactagctctgtacagggaggcctttacaacctcagaactgaggatgatcttcacgctaaaatggcagccctcactaggaag gaagtcttacacgatcaagcaaatgctatgaactcctaccaaaagccttataacgatccatactcgaatacctataaccctggttggaagaatcatccaaattttaggtggagaaatgatcatcctcaacagtcacaccattcagctcctccacctgcacatcctacttttgcatcaccaccctctCAGAAGCCGAATAttgaggataccttgcaatctatacaaacttttctacaaggtcaagctaatatcaatgctcaaaatactcaaaattttgaagatataaggaaccaattgtcgatgttgactaccgtcctaagtacccaagagaagggtaagcttccagctcaaccccaacctaatccacaagtgcacggtagtaaaaatacggctccttctagttcgcatacagaacatgcaaagagcatcatgactttgcgtaacGGAAAAGTCATTAATCAGACCGTCCCATTGAGACCgcaggtcacttctaattctgatgctcccaaagccgatgaaagggacaaagaagaagttgaggtcccaacttctaccgagaaagttgaatgtcctttttctccaccttttccacaacggttaaagccgttgcaaaagctcgaacctaattctgaaattcttgagcttt tcaaacaagtaccctcatatgccaaatttttgaaggacttgtgtactgtcaaacgccgattaaatgttaagaagaaggcatttttaactgaaaatgtgagtgttatattgcagcacaacattcttcctaaatataaagatccaggttgcccaaccatctcatgcatcataggtgactttaggatagagcgagcattgttagatttaggggcgagtgtgaatttattgccatattctgtatatgagcaacttggtttag gacgtccattccttgcaacttctaatgcattgattaattgtaggaatggcgtcatgaagctttctttcggtaatatgaccttagaactgaacatttttaatgtgtgcaaacaacccaatgattccgaagagagtaaggaggttgattgggttgaaaccatcgcagaagattatttgttagctaaagcaattaacgacccattcaatgatagcttaattgattggtgtcctaatggaaccaatgatgatgatttgtcagtcacacctattgtggataatctggatatcaagatggtcaatggatggagaccaaaagtaggagaatttgagagattgtcgcctcgagaggtaaaaatagtaccatcccatgagcaagcacccaagctcgaattgaaacccttaccaaaggaacttaagtatgcttttcttggacccgaagatgcttttcctgtaatcatctcgtctggacttgatcatacccaagaaa atggctattcgggatattatcaaattgaaattttaccggaagatcaagagaagactaccttcacttgtccttttggcacatttgctttccaacgaatgccattcgggttgtgtaatgcacctacaacattccaaagatgcatgctcagcatctttgaagacatgaacgagaaatttttggaagtgttcatggacgacttctccgtttttggtgacacatttgatgattgcctgtcacatttacaagctgtcctagctcgat aCCATGCAGCATTAAAATATTTGCTAgacaagaaagaggccaaaccacgctta gcttgcggtggatactttgcctctaagaaaactgttgcaaaagttttgcaatgtggtttctattggcccactatgttcaaagatgcccacgagttctgcaggacatgtgatccatgtcaacgtgttgggagtctaactcataggcaaatgatgcctcttcagcccattactgctattgaaatttttgatatatggggcatcgattttatgggcccatttccaccgttttttggatatgagtacattttagttggggtCGAATATgtatccaaatgggtagaagctgtcgcttgtaagaccaatgatcacaaacccgtcctaaagtttttaaaagaaaatattttttcacgatttgggatgcctaaggttataattagtgatggtggaaaacacttttgtaataagccttttgagacattattaaaaaagtatggtgtcacccacaaagttgctaccccatatcacccgcaaactagtggccaagtagaattagccaatagggagatcaagcgtattttagagaaaacggtgaacccatcacgaaaagattggtccttgaaactatcagat